A region from the Branchiostoma lanceolatum isolate klBraLanc5 chromosome 2, klBraLanc5.hap2, whole genome shotgun sequence genome encodes:
- the LOC136426450 gene encoding microtubule-associated protein futsch-like, giving the protein MGDQTVTVESEGDQGKVEASLEDVDSKPQRAISDIGAKNRLSWYNFFSRARETVPSDAGCEGQQVAADDSSAVAAASVESGADSPPAGSTPNTSEDHSSSLEDWFLSNEVEHEEFISEVQLDTLVILEVEEDEPVRQKGDWYTLLWRSHSESSSGSPSEGDRRWSIAEDFEVSPILTKIMEEEDQAKDTDNNNGLMCDLEHLEMTGRYAPMRGDPEEPLSGHHPAQVETEAGTEVQKDPVQTQIEKSLMRWLDAGFQAGSISVEESETDDSYEDDGSESYDSDDEDEDEGDVFFEEVTVESSPEAFSPFLQGQMSDTPNEAIATASYFGIASPYVRSTLQRRLSVILERSDSDSSVTELNITHRETNKQEAEFVVMSSMSGKQTEETTSMTLQETNVHNSVGPAETTSERPSLDPLDATKDNGATKKETLVPSSLCPGGATEESNSLKTEATEEDIQIPANSSAKTALGTEKAFSVTPGVTEKVDTDLGTSKIADADISIKITPETKMPNTNTSVEATFTNRHNELENESQEAHTVASSLEHPDGETTDVKDIEKGQSEHDNAAALTKKADKLRRISMNASIENDVDVNERNDINANNIRAPNDTNEVDPTAAEMEKYIHMTLNGLVVDVYPTVETVPLSITTAVLNKLEKKETQNKDVEKTAIECEIHTPETLPGKSTNEEDRPQEGSVSVTGKDAGNGNRKVMTAIDQPMRRVKTCEDNDENGKQITDNDQPYKTSVAVAADMMKMTWIDDRAADRLGNAETENAEHRPETTESNIATDRAEISETKGTVEKAETAVHQPRTPSNNCDMYTLDTIGGDGVLPGPKSTDVTEERPQIMVRRDNPAQLNCEDGEEHSQSKENDSTTSETKLHDSDDTDKDSSAIQQECGDHKDCRETKKREEYNINNSVPEMQMMNEWLSTVLTSRSPAVSESSSTDSDSEDESGWEVADRTEVYVCDESGSDSEEGHGPDIVDVPNSAVENVGKKKKGKCAVQ; this is encoded by the coding sequence ATGGGCGACCAGACAGTGACTGTAGAAAGCGAAGGAGATCAGGGTAAGGTGGAAGCTAGTTTGGAAGATGTTGACTCTAAACCACAGCGGGCCATTTCAGACATTGGTGCAAAGAATAGACTCTCGTGGTACAACTTCTTCTCGCGAGCGCGCGAGACCGTGCCTAGTGACGCCGGGTGCGAAGGTCAGCAAGTCGCTGCAGACGATAGTTCGGCGGTTGCTGCTGCGTCAGTAGAATCCGGAGCCGACTCACCGCCCGCAGGAAGCACGCCCAACACAAGCGAGGACCACAGCAGCAGTCTGGAAGACTGGTTCCTGTCGAACGAGGTGGAGCACGAGGAGTTCATCAGCGAGGTCCAGCTGGACACGCTGGTGATCCTGGAGGTGGAGGAGGACGAGCCCGTGCGGCAGAAGGGAGACTGGTACACGCTGCTGTGGCGCTCCCACTCCGAGTCGTCTTCAGGGTCGCCCAGTGAAGGAGACAGAAGGTGGTCCATAGCAGAAGACTTTGAAGTATCTCCTATCCTAACCAAGATAATGGAGGAAGAAGACCAGGCGAAGGACACGGACAATAACAACGGGTTAATGTGTGACCTTGAGCACCTGGAGATGACGGGCAGGTATGCGCCGATGCGCGGTGACCCTGAAGAGCCTTTGTCGGGACACCATCCTGCGCAGGTAGAGACGGAAGCGGGGACAGAGGTGCAGAAAGATCCCGTCCAGACACAGATAGAGAAGTCTCTCATGCGCTGGCTAGACGCGGGGTTCCAAGCCGGGAGTATATCTGTAGAGGAGTCAGAGACGGACGATAGTTACGAGGACGATGGTAGCGAGTCCTATGACAGTGACGACGAAGATGAAGACGAGGGAGACGTGTTTTTTGAGGAGGTTACGGTTGAGAGCAGCCCGGAAGCGTTCTCGCCGTTTTTGCAGGGACAAATGTCAGACACACCGAACGAGGCCATTGCCACGGCGTCGTATTTCGGCATCGCCAGCCCCTATGTGAGAAGCACCCTCCAACGGCGACTATCGGTAATCCTGGAACGCTCTGACTCGGACAGCTCGGTAACAGAGTTGAATATAACACATCGTGAGACAAACAAGCAGGAAGCAGAATTTGTCGTAATGAGTTCCATGTCGGGTAAACAAACGGAGGAGACCACGTCTATGACGTTACAGGAAACAAACGTCCACAACTCTGTCGGTCCAGCAGAAACTACTAGTGAGAGACCCTCTCTGGATCCATTGGATGCCACAAAAGATAACGGGGCCACTAAGAAGGAGACATTAGTGCCCAGCAGCCTTTGTCCTGGGGGCGCGACGGAGGAAAGCAATTCACTCAAGACAGAAGCGACCGAAGAAGACATTCAAATTCCAGCTAACAGTTCAGCTAAAACAGCATTAGGTACAGAAAAGGCTTTCAGCGTAACTCCCGGGGTGACAGAAAAGGTCGACACTGATCTTGGCACGAGTAAAATTGCCGATGCGGATATTTCAATCAAAATAACACCAGAGACGAAGATGCCGAACACAAACACTTCTGTTGAAGCAACATTCACAAATAGACACAATGAACTGGAAAACGAATCACAAGAAGCTCATACCGTGGCGTCATCCCTGGAACATCCAGACGGGGAAACAACGGACGTCAAGGATATTGAGAAAGGACAGAGCGAACATGACAATGCAGCGGCACTTACAAAGAAAGCTGATAAACTCCGTCGAATCTCTATGAATGCTTCCATCGAAAATGATGTGGACGTAAACGAACGGAACGACATCAACGCCAACAATATCAGAGCCCCCAATGATACTAATGAGGTTGATCCGACAGCAGCGGAAATGGAAAAATACATCCATATGACTTTAAATGGTCTGGTCGTCGATGTATATCCCACAGTTGAGACTGTTCCCTTGTCGATAACAACAGCCGTTCTCAACAAACTGGAGAAGAAAGAAACCCAAAACAAAGACGTGGAGAAAACAGCAATCGAATGTGAAATTCATACGCCAGAAACACTTCCCGGAAAAAGTACAAACGAAGAGGATAGACCACAGGAAGGTTCAGTCTCAGTGACTGGAAAGGACGCCGGAAATGGCAACAGAAAGGTCATGACTGCCATAGACCAACCTATGCGCAGAGTGAAGACATGTGAAGACAATGatgaaaatggaaaacaaattaCCGACAACGACCAGCCATACAAGACTAGTGTCGCTGTTGCAGCTGACATGATGAAAATGACTTGGATTGATGACAGAGCTGCTGATAGACTGGGGAATGCAGAAACGGAAAATGCAGAGCATAGGCCGGAGACGACTGAGTCTAACATAGCCACGGATAGAGCAGAGATAAGTGAGACTAAAGGCACTGTGGAAAAAGCGGAAACTGCTGTGCATCAGCCAAGGACTCCTTCCAATAACTGTGATATGTATACTCTGGACACTATTGGTGGTGATGGCGTCTTGCCTGGACCAAAGTCGACTGACGTCACAGAAGAGAGACCACAGATTATGGTGCGTCGAGACAATCCTGCACAGCTGAACTGCGAGGACGGCGAAGAACACAGCCAGTCGAAAGAGAATGATTCTACGACATCAGAAACAAAGTTACACGACTCTGATGACACAGACAAGGATTCTAGCGCGATTCAGCAGGAATGTGGAGACCATAAAGACTGCAGAGAAACTAAGAAAAGAGAGGAATACAACATAAACAACTCTGTACCAGAAATGCAGATGATGAACGAATGGTTGTCGACAGTTCTGACATCACGGAGCCCGGCAGTCAGTGAGAGCAGCAGCACGGATTCGGACAGTGAGGATGAGAGCGGGTGGGAGGTAGCAGACCGTACAGAGGTGTACGTCTGTGATGAGTCTGGGTCAGACAGCGAGGAGGGACATGGGCCTGACATAGTGGATGTACCAAATTCAGCAGTGGAAAATGTaggcaagaagaagaagggtAAATGTGCTGTCCAGTAG
- the LOC136426451 gene encoding chondroadherin-like protein: MVAMKLTVLLVAGLSLAVTATAAREACPKPCACFSKDGEKFVNCSRADLTSVPAGIPPEVAATAAREACPKPCACFSKDGTKYVNCSRADLTSVPAGIPPDVQQLLLSGNGIAKLSGADFAGLKSVVSIDLSSNQLTNDAILPGTFNNLPFLGVLNLAANENFTDVPKNLPPQLYTLYFGYNRVTRVTEDSFKNLPQLVYVDFENNQVESVAPGSFENQRHLTGLSIGFNKITELPDGVFKTTKLQYLGMRFNQLTHVPADLPGTLTDLDLVGNKIKEIPSRIFSNLTELLTLQVWQQKTLTTIGDDAFDGLGKLQILDADFCSIDRMTNATLSGLSGMWELYMGSSRIPYIPLGAFHDIKNVTTLWLDGNQLTTLDPVLLDTKTLPRLSEVFIWDNPWTCDCHLRWLKEHIDNNNTTPTVDSPHIMVCDAPPRLKGRAFDTLTPKDFVCEDRDSDPSTAKSSSRRPGIVQVVRDERMRMPFAGAGKSFRVHKVWRDENTSICTPAVIDDYSILCMAGVVLLFLWVGFSMACVKPCTCFSSSWTRVVNCSTAGLTSVPADIPSDVQRLILAENNITSVSKEDFKGLDFLETVDLSNNQLTDDGLQAGTFDDLPSFGALDLSYNKKFENFPTNLPGNLKTFSFMFNKATHVTEDTFSNLTELVNLDISNNQLESVASGSFRNLRNLKSLDIGFNPIKQDGLPVSVLKPAEKLQTLGLRSAQLTNVPLDLPGSLQSLDLGLNQITELPPNIFSNLTDLQYLSLWLQPSLTRIHDNAFQGLGKLQVLYADSCGVDDVTNGTFNGLSGVRSVYLGSGRISHLPAGAFCQMESVTSLRLERNQLTTLEPAVLDTRTLPRLSDVQLWGNPWTCDCHLRWLKEHIDNNNTSPTVSSPYLMTCTAPPRLKGRAWNTLSPDDFLCGDRYHKNRQQN; the protein is encoded by the exons ATGGTGGCCATGAAACTAACAGTCCTACTCGTAGCGGGATTAAGCCTGGCGGTCACGGCGACAGCGGCCAGGGAGGCGTGTCCCAAGCCGTGCGCCTGCTTCAGCAAGGATGGGGAGAAGTTCGTGAACTGCAGCCGGGCGGACCTGACGTCCGTTCCCGCCGGGATCCCGCCCGAGGTCGCGGCGACAGCGGCCCGGGAGGCGTGTCCGAAGCCATGCGCCTGCTTCAGCAAGGACGGGACGAAGTACGTGAACTGCAGCCGGGCGGACCTGACGTCCGTCCCCGCCGGGATCCCGCCCGACGTGCAGCAGCTGCTCCTCTCCGGGAACGGGATCGCTAAGCTGTCCGGAGCGGACTTCGCGGGGCTGAA gtCGGTCGTCAGTATCGACCTGAGCTCGAACCAGCTGACTAATGACGCCATCCTACCCGGGACGTTCAACAATCTGCCCTTCCTGGGAGTTCTAAACCTGGCGGCGAACGAAAACTTTACCGACGTACCAAAGAACCTGCCTCCCCAACTCTACACTCTGTACTTCGGCTACAACAGGGTTACACGAGTCACCGAGGACAGCTTCAAAAACCTGCCCCAACTCGTGTACGTGGACTTCGAGAACAACCAAGTCGAGAGCGTCGCTCCTGGGAGCTTTGAGAACCAGCGCCATCTCACCGGTCTGAGTATCGGCTTCAATAAGATTACCGAGCTGCCTGACGGTGTCTTTAAGACGACCAAGCTCCAGTATCTCGGCATGAGGTTCAACCAGCTGACCCACGTGCCTGCGGACCTACCCGGCACCCTCACGGACCTGGACTTGGTCGGGAACAAGATCAAAGAGATCCCGTCCAGAATCTTCTCCAACCTGACGGAGCTCCTGACGCTTCAG gtgtgGCAGCAGAAGACTCTTACGACCATCGGCGACGACGCCTTCGACGGGCTGGGCAAACTGCAGATTTTGGACGCGGATTTCTGCAGCATCGACCGCATGACGAACGCCACGCTGAGCGGACTGAGCGGCATGTGGGAGTTGTACATGGGCAGCAGCCGGATCCCTTACATCCCGCTGGGAGCCTTCCACGACATCAAGAACGTCACGACGCTCTGGCTGGACGGTAACCAGCTCACCACGCTCGACCCTGTACTGCTGGACACAAA GACTCTGCCCCGACTGTCCGAAGTTTTCATCTGGGACAACCCATGGACATGTGACTGTCACCTCCGCTGGCTGAAGGAACACatcgacaacaacaacaccacgCCGACCGTCGACTCACCCCACATAATGGTGTGTGACGCACCACCCAGACTCAAGGGGCGGGCCTTTGACACCCTCACCCCGAAGGACTTCGTGTGCGAGGACCGGGACTCTGACCCGAGTACGGCAAAGTCCAGCTCACGTAGACCCGGTATTGTTCAGGTAGTCAGAGACGAGAGAATGCGCATGCCGTTTGCAGGGGCGGGGAAAAGTTTCCGGGTCCACAAAGTTTGGAGAGACGAGAACACGTCTATCTGCACGCCAGCGGTTATTGATGACTATTCTATCCTGTGCATGGCTGGAGTGGTGCTGTTGTTTCTGTGGGTGGGGTTCTCCATGG CGTGCGTCAAGCCTTGCACGTGCTTCAGCTCAAGCTGGACGAGGGTGGTGAACTGTAGCACTGCCGGTCTGACGTCCGTTCCCGCCGATATCCCGTCTGACGTGCAGCGGCTCATCCTGGCTGAAAACAACATCACGAGTGTCTCTAAGGAGGATTTCAAGGGTCTCGACTTTCTTGAGACAGTCGACTTGAGCAACAACCAGCTGACAGACGATGGACTCCAGGCAGGCACGTTTGATGACCTTCCGTCGTTCGGTGCACTTGACCTTTCCTACAACAAGAAGTTCGAAAACTTTCCAACCAACCTGCCCGGAAATCTTAAGACTTTCTCCTTCATGTTTAACAAGGCCACCCACGTGACAGAGGACACTTTCAGCAACCTGACCGAACTTGTAAACCTTGATATCTCCAACAACCAACTAGAGAGCGTCGCTTCGGGGAGCTTCAGGAATCTACGCAATCTGAAGAGTCTCGACATCGGGTTCAATCCTATCAAACAGGACGGCCTCCCTGTCAGCGTTTTGAAGCCGGCAGAAAAGCTACAGACCCTCGGCCTGCGGTCCGCCCAGCTGACAAATGTGCCCCTGGACCTGCCTGGCAGCCTGCAGAGCCTGGACCTCGGGCTGAACCAGATCACAGAACTCCCGCCCAACATCTTCTCCAACCTGACGGACCTACAGTACCTCTCACTCTGGCTGCAGCCGTCGCTAACCCGTATCCATGACAACGCCTTCCAAGGGCTCGGCAAACTGCAGGTCCTGTACGCAGACTCCTGCGGCGTGGATGACGTCACAAACGGCACGTTTAACGGTCTGAGCGGGGTCAGGAGCGTCTACCTGGGGAGCGGGAGGATCTCACACCTCCCTGCCGGGGCCTTCTGTCAGATGGAGAGCGTGACGTCACTAAGGCTGGAGAGGAACCAGCTCACCACCCTGGAACCAGCGGTGCTGGATACAAG GACTTTGCCGCGCCTGTCTGACGTCCAGCTTTGGGGTAACCCGTGGACGTGTGACTGTCACCTCCGCTGGCTGAAGGAGCACatcgacaacaacaacacctcGCCAACGGTCTCCTCCCCATACCTCATGACGTGTACCGCACCGCCCAGACTCAAGGGTCGGGCCTGGAACACACTCAGTCCCGACGACTTTTTATGTGGCGATCGGTATCACAAAAACCGTCAACAGAACTAG